The Psychrobacter sp. P11G3 genomic interval TAAAAATTAAAATGTGTTAAGTAGCTATATCAACTAAGCCAATTTTTCGTGCAGAGAGCGCCGTTTGCCACTGCTGATAACGAACCGCTTGTTTGTCTAATGGCTCATCATCGGTACGTGCGTTAGTCAATCCTGTAGAAACGCTTTTATTACCTAGCAGTTGTACGATAAGCCCATCTTTGGCGTGAGCAGCGATTTGATCAAGTTTACGTAGCGTACCGCGGTCTGGCAATGCATTGCTATGAATCCCAAGCAAGACCTGTACAGGATGCGCATCTAAGTAATTTTTGAGCCGTGCCATATCATCACGGTCATCGACGATGCCAAAATCCTCAACTTCGCTTGATTGTCCAAAACCATGATGGCTGTCATCAAGCCCTGACTGCCACCATTTGTCCTGATTTGCAGGGTATTCAAGGAGAGCAACTAATTTCTTGCCCGCACTGACCGTCGCTTTTGGGGCGATAGGGACTGGTGCTTCTGTAAAGTCATCAGCATCCACCACGTGCCGCTGCCAAAAGTTTAGGATTTTTTGATAATACGGCTGCTTGATGTCTAAACGCATTTTTTTGCGGCGGAACATCAAGGCACAAAATGCCCATGCGATTGCGCGCGGCACAATACCGTACATAAGCAAACTACCCACTAATAAGCCTGCCCATTGCCGTGCGACAGACAGTGGCATGGCGTCTGTCACAAGGCGGCTTTGTGCGATGGCGGTACTATCCGGCACATCGAACCCAACCATACTGGGCAGCCAGCCGAGGATTTGAGTCAAGCTTACTAGTGCCTGATTAGAGAGTAGGGTCGACTCCCAGCTAAAGCTATACTGGCGCACAATCAACAAAAATATAATCGCAAGCAGCATACCCGTCAATGTTGCAAGCCACAACTGATGGCTAAATCTGCCCAAATACCAGCGCATACCGCTATGCTGCAACTGCCGCTCATACAGATCGACGGCCGCCTTGGTCACGTCGTCCTTACCGCGTATAAGGTAGCTTGGACTGACAAAGCTGGCAAACCAACTGGGCGCTTGTTGGTCTCGATTGATGAGTGTCATGACAAGCCATCCGCCAAGCATAATAGTGTGGAATCCAAGCAAGCAGACCAGTACATAAAAGAAATTCACGACGTTGGACTGTAAAAGGGTAAATAATCCTAAAAATCCTGATAAGCACCACACCACACTCATGACAATCATAATGCCTTTTATGCGACCATCAATTTTACCAAGTACCCGAGCGAGCATCCCATTGCTATCGATACGGGATGCACGTCTGTGCAGTTTTTGGATAGGTGCACCATCCTCACCCTGTAGTTTTTCAGTGATAAGTAACGGGTCAGTAGCAAATACATGCTGATCGCGCTCTAAGGCACGTACTAGTTCGGTCAATTGGTCTTGAGGTGATAGCATAAGGCGCTGATATCCGTATAAAAACATCAATATAAAAATAAAATACAATAAAACGTCGGTTTAATCGCTAGCAATTATTGTAGCGTATATTGACTATAGCAAACCCTCATAAAATCAGCCAAAATAAATAAAGACTTATAAACAAGGAAAAGTATCACATGAATGACAAAACTTACCTGATTGTCGGTGGTACAGGTGGTATTGGTCAGGCCATGGTGCAGCAGCTAATACAAAAAACGACTGTGAGTCAAACGGACAGTCAATCTAATCAAAGCCATCGCACACAAGTATTTGCTACTCATCATCGAAATGAGCCGAATATTGAAGCAGAAAACCTGCACTGGCTGCAAATGAATGTCAGTGATGAGGACAGCATTAAAAAAGCTGCCGATACCATCAAACAGACGGTCGGTCATGTGGATTGGGTAATCAACTGCGTAGGGTTATTGCATACAGAGACCGCGCAGCCAGAAAAGGCCTTGCGACAGATGGACACGGAGTTCTTTTTACAAAATATGCAAATCAATGCCCTAGCAAGTTTGCTGATAGCCAAACACATCAAACCGTTGCTTGCCAAGGCTAATCGAAGCGTCAATCATCCTGCCGTTTTTGCTACCGTATCAGCCCGCGTCGGTAGTATCACTGACAATCGGCTAGGCGGCTGGTATAGCTATAGAATGAGTAAGGCGGCGCTCAATATGGGCATGAAAAACCTGAGTATCGAATGGGGCAGATCACTTAAAAATGTGTGTGTGGTCGTTATGCAACCAGGCACCGTAAACACTCAGTTGTCTGCACCATTTCAAGGCAATGTCGCTGAAGGGCATTTATTCTCGCCAGCGTATAGCGCGGAGTGCTTATTGGAAGTGCTCTCAGGTATGACTGCTACCCAGTCAGGCAGTTTTGTCGATTGGGCTGGAGAGTCGATACCTTGGTAGCCGTTAAGCTGACGCTAGCGTACTGTTAAGCCATCAATTTAATACGCTTCAAACAGCGCCATAAACTCATTAACGGGTGTTTGTTCTAGTCTTTCTTGATCGTCGCATAGCTCAATAATCTGCTGACAACGACTTTCGATAAAGCGCGTGGCCAGACTGGCGCGGAACTTTGCTTCCAGTACAGGGATGCCCTCAGCTCGGCGGCGTTTGTGGCCGATAGGATATTCAACAGCCACTTTTTCTGTACTGCTACCATCTGTAAAAAATATTTGAATGGCATTGGCAATAGAACGCTTACTTGGGTCATGGTAATCTTTTGAATACTGCGCGTTTTCTTCTACCACCATCTTGCTGCGCAGCTCATCGATTGACAAATGCTGTTCGTGATAGTCGTCTTCATAGTTCTCTGCCATCAGATCGCCTGTCAATAGTGGGACAGCCACCATATACTGCAAACAGTGGTCACGATCGGCTGGATTGTCAAGCGTGCCTTCTTTAGAAATGATGCGAATCGCTGAGTCATGTGTGGTTAGAACGATTTTGTCGATATCGTCGATTCTGTCTTCGATGTGTGGGTGTAGAATCACCGCGGCTTCACAAGCGGTCTGAGCATGAAACTCAGCAGGAAAGCTTATTTTAAATAAGATGTTTTCCATCACGTAACTACCAAAATCTCGCTGGAATTTAAAGCGACGATCGTCTTCAGGCTTGGTTGCTAGATCCTTGTTGGTATGGCTAAATAGCACATCATAAAACCCCCACTGCGGTGCAGTTAATGCGCCAGGGATACCCATTTCACCACGCGCCGTTATATCGACCAGACGTACCGCACGACTGGTCGCATCGCCTGCTGCCCAAGATTTTCGGCTGCCCGCATTAGGTGCATGACGATAGGTGCGTAGTGCCTGACCATCGATGATGGCTTGTGAGATGGCTGCCATGATGCGCTCACGTGGCAGCTGATAAATTTTTGCAACGACTGCTGTTGATGCTAACTTGACCAAAAAAACATGATCGAGCCCCACACGGTTGAATGAGTTTTCTAGTGCCAGTACACCTTGAATTTCATGCGCCATGATCATGGCTTCAAGCACTGCTCTCATGGTCAGTGGTGCTTGTCCTTGGCTGATACTTTTCTGACTAATATAGTCGGCGACTGCCAAGATACCACCTAGATTATCAGAAGGATGGCCCCATTCGGCGGCAAGCCACGTATCGTTATAGTCAAGCCAGCGCACCATACAGCCAATGTCAAAAGCGGCCTTGATGGGGTCTAGTCTATAGGAGGTGCCAGGGACGCGAGCGCCATGCGGCGTTATTTGATCGGGACAATCAGGCCCTAAGTGCTTGGTGCACTCGGGGAAACGCAGCGCCAATAGACCGCAGCCAAGTGTGTCCATCAGACAGTGGCGCGCAGTATTCCACGCATCAGTAGGGTTTGGGGACTGCTCGTCTATTGAATAGTTGAGAACGTAATCGGCAATTTTTTGAATTTCATCGTCGTATGCTGGACGGACGTTGCTCTCTACCGTCGCACTGGTTGTGTCTGAGTTAGTATTTGACATGGTTGGTTCCTCATCCTGAGTGTACTACTTCCTTGACTGAGACTGAGCTGATTGGCTCAGCCATCCTTTTAAAGGAATCATCATTTAAAAGTAGCATACTCAATATGGAACAACCAATTTGAATTATGTTAAGAATTAAGACCTCACAAGCGGTCTAAATCATTAAGTACAACAGACCTAAAACAAACAAAGCGGCCATGATAAACAGCAGGAAACTTAACACTTTGGTCGTGGTTGACGCAGTGTCCGTGCTCTCTTTTTTGATTTTGTTTTTCTTAGCAACGTATAGCACCATTTTTACATGCTCGATATTGTCCTCGAGGTAGTGCTCGCCTTCAGGTACAAAACCTAACGACTCGTAAAAGCTAAGCAAGTAAACCTGTGCCGAGATAATAATCGGGCGCTTTTTACCATACTTTTTGCGGCACTGTGCAATAGCCTGATTCATCATCTGCCGTGCCAGACCATCACCTCTATGCTCTGATAGCACAAGCACTCTACCGATGGCTGGCATCGCGGTGTGGTTGGTCTTAATGGCAGGATCAGCTACTGATAGATTGGATTTTAGCTTATTAAACTCAGGTGGAATGATACGACAATAGCCAACCAATGCTGCATTTTGATGAGCGATTAGGTGCAAGCAATCAAAATCCACTTCATCCATATCTTGATAGGCACAGTTTTGTTCGACGACAAACACTTGCGAGCGCGCCTTTAAAATATGATAAAGATCAACTGAGGTCAGCTCGTCAAAGGTTTTTAAAGAAAATTCACAAGTCATAGTGGGCTAGCTTCTGGCAATAGGCAGTAAAAGATTGGCATTATAACGATTTAGACAGGCATTAACCATTCCTAACCGTTTAGGGTCTGGCTGATTTTGTCTAGGTTTAGGCTATCAGACATAGCGCTAAAGATTTCAAAGTATTTGCCGCGTTGAGCATAAAGTACCTCATGTGTACCTGTCTCAACCACTTCGCCATTTTCTATCACCACGAGATCGTCGGCATCGATAATTTGGGCGATATTGTGCGAGACCATAATGACGGTACGGTCTTTTTTGATCAGATCTAGGCTTTTTTTGACCTGCTGACTGGCGATGGCGTCTAGACTGGCTGTCGGCTCGTCCAAAAATACAATAGGTGGGTCTTTTAAAAACATCCTTGCCAGCGCAATACGCTGCTGTTGACCGCCTGATAAGGACTTAGCAGTGCTCTCATAGCCATCAGCTAACCCTATAATCTGCTCGTGGATAGAGGCTTTTTTTGCAGCCACGATGATGTCATCTTCGCTAGCATTCATATCGCCATAACGGATGTTTTCACTGATCGTACCCGAAAAAATATGATTACTCTGTAGGACTAGGCCGATGCGCTGACGCAATTCATGGGTATCACAGTCAGCCAAATCATGCCCATCTAGGCAAATCGTGCCAGCATCTGGGGCATAGAACTTGTCCAATAGATTGATAATCGTGCTCTTTCCTGCGCCAGAAAGGCCAACCAACGCGGTGATACGATTGGGCTTGATGGTAAAGCTGACGTTTTTTAGCGCTTGCGTACCATTAGGATAGGTAAAATCGACATCTTTAAGCTCGATATGACCCTTTAGATTGTTGCTACTGATGCCGTCGATGTTTTCGACTTGTTTATCATCTTCTAAAATATCAAAAAAACCTTCGGCATAGGTCAATGCATTATTTATCTGATCGTAGATGCGGTGTAATTGACGGATAGGGGCGGCGACATTTTGAAACAGCATGACATGAAACAAAATCATGCCAATGGTCATCTCACCTTGTAGCACAAAATAAGCGGTGAGAAGGATGATAACCACCACACCAATCTGCTCAATAAAGGTTTTGATGGCATCATAAATAAAGCCAATACTACGAATGCGCAATTGGTTGTCGGTCATTTCCTTTTGAATGGCTAAGTGTTTCTCAGCCTCGATAGATTCACGGACAAAGGATTTCACCACGCTGATTGAATTAATCAAAGAGATCACCAAACCGCTTTTGGCTTCTCGAAACCCGCGCATTTGCCGACGAAACCCTTGCAGACGGTGTGCTTGCTTTTGACTGATAAAAAAGTAAATGGGTATGATAATAAGACCGACCATGCCAACCCAAAAATTGGTCGAAAACATGATGATAAGTGCCACAATAGCATTGGCAAATAGCGGTAGCATATCGATAAAGAAGTTTTGCACAAGGCTGGTAAGACTGCTGACTCCATAATCAATACGGGTTTGCAATTTACCACTGTCGTTTTCACTACTGGTATAAAACGCCATCCGGTAAGTAAGGATGCGCTCAATGATTTTTTGGGACAAGTCACGAGATAAGTTGATACGAATCTTTTCACCAAAAAAACGCTGACCAAAAGAGATAAATATCGACAGGATCTCTTTAGTTAGCAAGACCGCGCTAATAATCCCTAGCATGCGCAGACCTGCCTGCCATGGATCAGTAAGCGCGGCAATTTCGGTTAACGTATCAACGGTATAACGCAGTACAAACGCATTGACCTGTGCGGTAAAGGAGCCTAGGGCGGTCAGTGCTAAGGTGGCGATAATAAGCAGACGATAAGGTTTAGCAAATACCGCCAGTTTTTTTAAGATATCCCACAGCAGTGCCCGCCGTTCTTTCTTTTCGACTGGAGGTTTTTTATCTAATTGCACACGGCGTGGCTGGGGAGATGTTGGCATAGAACTCTATCGCAAATTAAAATACGCCATGGCTACGCTTAAAACGCATCCGCTGGCACAAAAACTTCACCCACCATGATACGCCTTGCTGAGCGGCTCATCGACACTTTTTTGGCTTGCCAGCGCCCATCGACCAGTTCAGTCTTACCACCGACGAGCAATGTGCCTGATGGGTGGCCAAAACGTACTTCATTAAGCTCACCACCGCCAGCAGCCTTGTTAACAAGCGTACCTTGTGTGGTTGCCGCAGCGGCAATAGCGACGGCTGCTGTACCCATCATGGCGTGATGCAATTGCCCCATGCTCATGGCACGTACGACCAAATCAATCTCGCCAGCCCCGACCGATTTACCACTAGAGGCCGTATAGCTCTGTGCTGCATCTACCCAAGCGATTTTAGGAATATGTTGGCTGGTCTGTGCCTCGCTCACGTCTTTAAACAAACCCATCGCTACGCCGCCTGCGGCACGGATTTTCTCAAGCTTGGTAAGTAGCTCGCTGTCGCTATTGATGTGGCCTTGTAATTCAGTACCGGTAAAACCTAAATCTTCTGCTTTCATAAAGATGGTTGGGATACCTGCACTAATAAAGGTCGCTTTGATGCTATCAGCCTCTAGACCGCAGCCTGACACATCGAAGTCATCGACTAAGTTACCAGTAGGGAACATGTCGCTAGTGGCATCTACAGGATCGATAAACTCAATTTTGACTTCCGCCGCTGGGAAGGTTACACCGTCTAATTCAAAATCGCCCGTCTCTTGAACTTGTACTTTGTTTTGTGCATCTAAATAGACTGGTACATGGGCAATAATCGTCTTACCGATATTCTCTTGCCAAATGCGTACTTCACAAATACCGCTATCTGCATTGTCATTGATACTGTTACTGATCTTGTCAGCATCAACCAGTCCCATATTAATGGCACAGGCACCGACGGCCGCGGTTAAGTTGCCACAGTTACCCGCCCAATCAATCATAGGCTTGGCAATATTAACTTGTCCGAACAGATAATTCACATCGTGATCTGATTTATCAGAGGCCGATAGAATAACCGTTTTTGACGTACTAGAGCTACCATTACCTAAGCCATCGATTTGCTTGCCGTAAGGATCTGGACTACCGATGACACGTAATAGGAAGTTATCACGTGATTCGCCAGCGACTTGGCAACGCTCAGGTAAATCAGATAGTTTAAAAAACGTGCCTTTTGAGGTACCACCGCGCATATAGGTGGCGGGGATTGAGATTTGTGGGGTGAAAGAGGGTGTTGATTTAGAATTGGTTTGGGCCACTGTATTAAGTCCTTTTTATATTGTTATAAGATTGGGTATACTGCCATCAGCAAGTAAACATGCATGATTAAGAGTGCTCGTTAATAATGATAGCGACAAGAGATAATCGTTAGATAGTTATCATCGACGGCATATACCAACCGATTGGCGTCATCGATGCGTCTTGACCAAAATCCAGATAGATTTTCTTTTAGGGGTTCAGGCTTGCCAATGCCTTCAAACGGATTACGCTTACATTCGGTGATGAGTTTGTTAATACGTTTGAGTGTCTTCTTATCTTGTGTTTGCCAGTACAGATAGTCTTTCCACGCAGCATCTGTCCATGCTAGTTGTTCACTCATTGTTAGACCCTTTGCATTGATTGAAGCCTTTGAGTTCAAGCACTTTCAATGTCGCCATCCGTATGCTCATTATTATCGCTGCTACCATCACCTTTATCACTATCTTCTACCGTATCTATTAGCTCACGCGTAGCAGTCTTGCCAGCTTTGTACTGGGCAATAGAGTCCGCTAAGTGCGCTGCATTGGCAGGAGATTTTAGTAGATAGACGGTTTCCATCAGGCTATTGTAATAATCAAGTGACATCACAACGGCATCATCAGCGTCACGGCGGGTCACGATAGTGGCGTTGGCATCATCATTTACCGTATCTAGGACAGACTTTAAATGCTTTCTGGCTTCTGAAAAACTAACGACTCTCATGGCTTACTCCTTTCATGATATTCTGCATAACTTGTACAATATATAGTACATATTACGCCATTGGTTAAGTAAACTCAATATTTAGCTACTATCTAGTACTTAGGAATAAGTCACAAAACTCAGTGTATAGAACGCAAAAGCAAATAAAAGCCGATGTCATATGAAGTTATACAACATCGGCAACTTTTATACTTTATTGCTTATCACACTAAAACCTACAGCATAGCCTTAGACGATATCTAACGTACCTTCGATAAACTCTTTAGCAAAGCGTTGTAGCATACCGCCAGCATTGTACATTTTTACTTCATCAGCCGTATCTAATCGGCAGATAATAGGTGTCTCAGTGTTGCTACCATCGGCACGATGAATCACTAGAGTCATCAACCCGCCAGCCGAGACTTCACCTGTGACATCAAAGGTTTCCGTACCATCGATATTTAGCGTATGACGAGTCACTCCTTCCTCAAACTGTAAAGGCAGCGCACCCATGCCCACTAAATTTTGACGATGAATACGCTCAAAGTCCTCAGCAACGACAGCTTCTACGCCAGCGAGACGGACGCCTTTGGCAGCCCAGTCACGGCTTGAGCCTTGACCATAACCATCACCTGCGATGATGATAAGCGGCTGCTCACGGTTCATGTAGGTCTCAATCGCTTCCCACATGCGCATGACTTGACCTTCTGGTTCGACGCGCGCCAGTGAGCCTTGGACAACTTCGCCATCTTCATCGCGTACCATTTCGTTCAATAGCTTAGGGTTGGCAAAGGTGGCACGTTGCGCGGTTAAATGGTCGCCGCGATGGGTTGCGTATGAGTTATAGTCCTCAGCAGGCAAGCCCATAGTATCGAGATACTCGCCAGCTGCTGATGAGCCAAGAATAGCATTTGAAGGTGACATATGGTCGGTTGTGATGTTATCACCAAGGACTGCAAGCGGGCGTAGGCCTGTCAGTTTATTTTTCTTAGCCATTTTGCCTTCCCAATACGGCGGACGGCGGATATAAGTGGTCATTTCGCGCCAGTCGTATAGTGGGCTTAATGCCTTGCCTGTGTCTTTTTTAGCTTCATCAAACATAGGAATATATACAGAATTGAACTGCTCAGGCTTAACAGCCGCCGCAACGATGGCATCCACTTCTTCATCATCAAACCAGATGTCTTTTAGATACACGTCATTGCCGTCTTGGTCTTTACCCAATGAGTCTTTTTCGATATCAAAGCGAATATTACCGGCGATGGCATACGCAATAACAAGCGGCGGTGATGCCAAAAATGCTTGCTTAGCATACGGATGGATACGACCGTCAAAATTACGGTTACCAGACAGTACTGCCGTGGTAAATAAGTCGTTATCGATGATTTCTTTTTCGATATCAGGGTCTAGTGCGCCACTCATACCGTTACACGTCGTACAGGCAAAGCCGACCACGTCAAAGCCAATCTCTTGCAACTCTGGCATCAGGCCTGCTTCTTCTAAGTACATCTTGACCGTTTTTGATCCGGGTGCGAGTGACGATTTTACCCAAGGCTTGCGTAATAGTCCCTTGGCATTGGCGTTACGAGCGACAAGACCTGCGGCCACCATGTTGCGAGGGTTTGATGTATTGGTACAGCTGGTAATAGCAGCGATAATAACCGCGCCATCCGGCATCAGACCGTCTTTTGGTTCAGGTAGCTTTTGATCAGGCGCGTGGGCGATGCCTTTGGCCACCAAATCATCGGTAGATACACGCGCATGGGGACGCGATGGGCCTGCCATGTTACGACCAACTGATGACAAATCAAACTCAAGGACGCGTGCGTATTCGGCTTTTTCCATACCGTCAGCCCACAGGCCCGTTTGCTTGGCATACTGCTCAACCAGTTTAATCTGTTCCTCAGAGCGGCCCGTCAGACGCAGATAGTCAATGGTTTGCTCATCGATATAGAACATCGCAGCAGTTGCGCCATATTCAGGCGTCATGTTTGAGATAGAGGCGCGGTCACCGACACTTAGCTGGCGTGCACCGTCACCGAAGAATTCGATATAGGTAGAGACCACGCCTGCATCACGTAAGAACTCAGTCATCGCCAGTACGAGATCCGTACCAGTAATGCCTTTTTGCAGTTTGCCTGTTAATTTTACACCAACGTAATCAGGCAGGCGCATATATGATGGGTTACCTAGCATGACGCTTTCGGCCTCAAGCCCGCCAACACCGATTGAGATCACACCTAGTGCATCGACCATCGGCGTGTGGCTGTCAGTACCGACCAATGTATCGGCAAACGCCACTTCTTCACCCGATTTATTGTGCACGACCTGTACGACAGGTGACATTTTCTCTAGGTTAATCTGATGCATGATGCCGTTACCAGGCGGTACGACGTTTACATTATCAAAAGCATACTGACACCAGTTGATAAAGTGAAAACGGTCATCGTTACGGCGCTCTTCAATCGCACGGTTCTTCTCAAATGCATCGTCTTCAAATCCTGCGTGCTCAACGGCCAATGAATGGTCAACGATAAGCTGAGTGGGTACGATAGGGTTTACCTTGGACGGGTCACCGCCTTGCTCAGCGATGGCATCACGCAAACCTGCCAAATCAACGAAGGCCGTCTGACCCAAGATATCGTGACAGACTACGCGAGCAGGGTACCAAGGAAAATCGAGGTCTTGCTTGCCTTCAATATGCTGTTTTAGGGCTGCTGTCAAATCTTCTGGTGGGCAACGACGTACTAGGTTTTCACACAATACTTTTGAGCAGAACGGTAGTTTGTCATAGGCACCTGCTTCGATGCTCTCGACGGCCTCGCGTGTGTCAAAGTAATAAAGATCAGTACCGGGAAGTGGCTTTTTGAATTGTTCGTTCATTGGTTGTACTAGGGCGTTGTCCATAAGTCACCTTTGGCTGTTGGCTAATTTTAATAAATAATTAAGCATTGATATGGGGTAAAAAGTCATTCCTTTAGCAAAATCACCGTTTGCTTTTGTAGGCTTTGCTAAAGAAGCGATATTGAAAAGGCATGGTTTATATAAATGGTAATAAGCGTATGATGATTAAGCCTAAAAAAATAACAAGGCTCAATCATCATAGTTGTATCAGCTAACGGCAATGCTAGCTGATAGTAAGTACGTAACAATAGCTACTTAAAAGAAATCAACTTAACGCGCACTCATCTCTGGTACTGGACGCAGCTCTTCACCCGTATATTCTGCACTTGGGCGAATGATACGGTTATTGGCACGTTGCTCAAACACGTGGGCTGCCCAACCAGTCAGACGTGAACAGACAAAGATAGGGGTGAATAGCTTGGTTGGAATACCCATGAAGTGATAGGCAGAAGCATGGAAGAAATCAGCATTACAGAATAGCTTCTTCTCGCGCCACATCACTTCTTCACAGCGTACCGATACTGGGTATAGCACTTCATCACCAACATCAGCAGCTAGCTTCTCAGCCCAGCCTTTAATCACGACGTTACGTGGATCTGACTCGCTATAGATCGCATGACCAAAGCCCATGATTTTGTCTTTACGAGCCAGCATACCCATCATTTCTTCTTCAGCTTCATCAGGTGAGCTAAAGCCTTCAATCATATCCATCGCCGCTTCATTCGCGCCGCCATGCAATGGACCGCGTAGTGAACCGATTGCACCAGTGATACAAGAATGGATATCAGACAAGGTAGATGCACACACACGAGCGGTAAAGGTCGACGCGTTAAACTCATGCTCTGCATAAAGAATAAGCGAGACGTTCATTACTTTTTCGTGCAGCTCGTTTGGTTTTTCGCCTTTGAGCAAATGTAAGAAATGACCACCAATAGTGGCATCATGTGTATCGGTCTCGATACGTACATTGTCGTGGGTAAAACGATACCAATAATTGATAATCGATGGGAAGGCCGCTAGCATACGGTCAGTTTGATCGTTTTGCTGAGCAAAATCGGTTTCGGTCTCAAGGTTGCCAAGCATAGAGCAGCCAGTACGTAGCACATCCATTGGATGCGCGTCGGCTGGGATACGTTCAAGTACGTCTTTTAATGCTTGTGGTAGGCCGCGAAGGCTTTTGAGTTTGGCTTGATAAGCATCAAGCTCGCTTTGAGTAGGCAAGTTGCCATATAGCAGCAAATATGCCACTTCTTCAAAAATACATTTATCTGCCAGCTCT includes:
- a CDS encoding DUF2868 domain-containing protein, with the translated sequence MLSPQDQLTELVRALERDQHVFATDPLLITEKLQGEDGAPIQKLHRRASRIDSNGMLARVLGKIDGRIKGIMIVMSVVWCLSGFLGLFTLLQSNVVNFFYVLVCLLGFHTIMLGGWLVMTLINRDQQAPSWFASFVSPSYLIRGKDDVTKAAVDLYERQLQHSGMRWYLGRFSHQLWLATLTGMLLAIIFLLIVRQYSFSWESTLLSNQALVSLTQILGWLPSMVGFDVPDSTAIAQSRLVTDAMPLSVARQWAGLLVGSLLMYGIVPRAIAWAFCALMFRRKKMRLDIKQPYYQKILNFWQRHVVDADDFTEAPVPIAPKATVSAGKKLVALLEYPANQDKWWQSGLDDSHHGFGQSSEVEDFGIVDDRDDMARLKNYLDAHPVQVLLGIHSNALPDRGTLRKLDQIAAHAKDGLIVQLLGNKSVSTGLTNARTDDEPLDKQAVRYQQWQTALSARKIGLVDIAT
- a CDS encoding SDR family oxidoreductase, which gives rise to MNDKTYLIVGGTGGIGQAMVQQLIQKTTVSQTDSQSNQSHRTQVFATHHRNEPNIEAENLHWLQMNVSDEDSIKKAADTIKQTVGHVDWVINCVGLLHTETAQPEKALRQMDTEFFLQNMQINALASLLIAKHIKPLLAKANRSVNHPAVFATVSARVGSITDNRLGGWYSYRMSKAALNMGMKNLSIEWGRSLKNVCVVVMQPGTVNTQLSAPFQGNVAEGHLFSPAYSAECLLEVLSGMTATQSGSFVDWAGESIPW
- a CDS encoding bifunctional 2-methylcitrate dehydratase/aconitate hydratase, encoding MSNTNSDTTSATVESNVRPAYDDEIQKIADYVLNYSIDEQSPNPTDAWNTARHCLMDTLGCGLLALRFPECTKHLGPDCPDQITPHGARVPGTSYRLDPIKAAFDIGCMVRWLDYNDTWLAAEWGHPSDNLGGILAVADYISQKSISQGQAPLTMRAVLEAMIMAHEIQGVLALENSFNRVGLDHVFLVKLASTAVVAKIYQLPRERIMAAISQAIIDGQALRTYRHAPNAGSRKSWAAGDATSRAVRLVDITARGEMGIPGALTAPQWGFYDVLFSHTNKDLATKPEDDRRFKFQRDFGSYVMENILFKISFPAEFHAQTACEAAVILHPHIEDRIDDIDKIVLTTHDSAIRIISKEGTLDNPADRDHCLQYMVAVPLLTGDLMAENYEDDYHEQHLSIDELRSKMVVEENAQYSKDYHDPSKRSIANAIQIFFTDGSSTEKVAVEYPIGHKRRRAEGIPVLEAKFRASLATRFIESRCQQIIELCDDQERLEQTPVNEFMALFEAY
- a CDS encoding GNAT family N-acetyltransferase — encoded protein: MTCEFSLKTFDELTSVDLYHILKARSQVFVVEQNCAYQDMDEVDFDCLHLIAHQNAALVGYCRIIPPEFNKLKSNLSVADPAIKTNHTAMPAIGRVLVLSEHRGDGLARQMMNQAIAQCRKKYGKKRPIIISAQVYLLSFYESLGFVPEGEHYLEDNIEHVKMVLYVAKKNKIKKESTDTASTTTKVLSFLLFIMAALFVLGLLYLMI
- a CDS encoding ABC transporter ATP-binding protein, translated to MPTSPQPRRVQLDKKPPVEKKERRALLWDILKKLAVFAKPYRLLIIATLALTALGSFTAQVNAFVLRYTVDTLTEIAALTDPWQAGLRMLGIISAVLLTKEILSIFISFGQRFFGEKIRINLSRDLSQKIIERILTYRMAFYTSSENDSGKLQTRIDYGVSSLTSLVQNFFIDMLPLFANAIVALIIMFSTNFWVGMVGLIIIPIYFFISQKQAHRLQGFRRQMRGFREAKSGLVISLINSISVVKSFVRESIEAEKHLAIQKEMTDNQLRIRSIGFIYDAIKTFIEQIGVVVIILLTAYFVLQGEMTIGMILFHVMLFQNVAAPIRQLHRIYDQINNALTYAEGFFDILEDDKQVENIDGISSNNLKGHIELKDVDFTYPNGTQALKNVSFTIKPNRITALVGLSGAGKSTIINLLDKFYAPDAGTICLDGHDLADCDTHELRQRIGLVLQSNHIFSGTISENIRYGDMNASEDDIIVAAKKASIHEQIIGLADGYESTAKSLSGGQQQRIALARMFLKDPPIVFLDEPTASLDAIASQQVKKSLDLIKKDRTVIMVSHNIAQIIDADDLVVIENGEVVETGTHEVLYAQRGKYFEIFSAMSDSLNLDKISQTLNG
- the prpF gene encoding 2-methylaconitate cis-trans isomerase PrpF, producing the protein MRGGTSKGTFFKLSDLPERCQVAGESRDNFLLRVIGSPDPYGKQIDGLGNGSSSTSKTVILSASDKSDHDVNYLFGQVNIAKPMIDWAGNCGNLTAAVGACAINMGLVDADKISNSINDNADSGICEVRIWQENIGKTIIAHVPVYLDAQNKVQVQETGDFELDGVTFPAAEVKIEFIDPVDATSDMFPTGNLVDDFDVSGCGLEADSIKATFISAGIPTIFMKAEDLGFTGTELQGHINSDSELLTKLEKIRAAGGVAMGLFKDVSEAQTSQHIPKIAWVDAAQSYTASSGKSVGAGEIDLVVRAMSMGQLHHAMMGTAAVAIAAAATTQGTLVNKAAGGGELNEVRFGHPSGTLLVGGKTELVDGRWQAKKVSMSRSARRIMVGEVFVPADAF
- a CDS encoding Txe/YoeB family addiction module toxin produces the protein MSEQLAWTDAAWKDYLYWQTQDKKTLKRINKLITECKRNPFEGIGKPEPLKENLSGFWSRRIDDANRLVYAVDDNYLTIISCRYHY